The genomic segment AGGGCGAGCCCGGCGCCGTCGAGGGCGATGTGGGCGTAGACGTAGGGGACTTCGATGTCGAGGTTCTTCGCCTTGATGTTGACGATGCAGAACGTGGTGACCGTCCCGCCCGGACCGACCTCCACCTGCTCCGCCGTGGCCACCCCGCAGGTCGGACAGGCGCCCCTCGGCGGGACGTACACCTTGCGGCAGGACGGACAGCGTTCACCGACGATGCGACGGCCGCCGAGGGCGTTGATGTAGCCGGTCTGGGCGCGGCCGGGCGAGTAGGTGTAGTCCAGGCGGGCGGGGGCGACGATGCCGGTGATCGCGTCGGCGAACTCGCCGGTGTGGCCCGCCGGTTCCACCGGTTCGCCGTCGTACGGCTCGAAGCAGGCGATGTCCGTGATGGCACCGGACCGTTCCTCGGCCCACCGGACACGGACGCGCGCGCCGGTGCGTACGGAGTCGGGTCCGGGGGCGTCGAGGGCGTGGAGCAGGGCCGTGTCGGCGCCGTCGAGCTTCACCAGCACCCAGGCGAAGGGGGTGGCGAGGGGCTGCCCGCGGCGCGGCTCGTGGTTCCAGGCCCAGGTGGTCACGGTGCCGGTGGGCGCGACCTCGACGAGATCGCGGATCTCCTCGGCGGTGACGGGGTCGTACTCGACAGGGGGGACCAGAACCCTTCCGTCGCCGGTACGCACACCGAGGAGGACCTGTTCGCGGAGGCCGGTGAGGAAAGCGCTCTGGACGGGGCCCACGGACCGGGTGAACGGGAACTCGACGGTGAGGGGTGCTGTGAGGATTGCGGACATCGAAGCTTGCCTCCTTCAGAAGAGGGCACAGGCACACGCCCGTCTTTTAGGGGCGCGGGGAACCGCGCGACCAGCCACGGACCACCCGCAGCCGACACACGACATCCCCGGGCGGTACGCCTACGCCCGCTTGTAAACAGGGGGCCGTTTCTCGGCGAAGGCACGAGCCCCTTCCTTGGCATCGTCCGTGTCGAAGATCGGCCACCCCCGCTTCAACTCGGCGGCCAGCCCATCCGCTTCGGTCATCTCGGCCGTCTCGTACACGGACGCCTTCACCGCCTCCACGGCCAACGGCCCACACGCGTTGATCTGCTCGGCGATCTCCAAAGCCTTGGTCAGTGCAGTGCCATCGGGCACGACATGCCCGATCAGCCCGATCCCGGCGGCCTCGCGCGCGCTGTACGGCCGCCCGGTGAGCAGCATCTCCAACGCGTGAGTGCGCGGAATCTGCCGCTGGAGACGGACCGTGGAGCCGCCGATCGGAAAGAGCCCGCGCTTGACCTCGAAGAGGCCGAACATCGCGGATTCGCCCGCGACCCGGATGTCGGTGCCCTGGAGAATCTCCGTGCCACCCGCGACGCAGTACCCCTCGACCGCGGCGATCACCGGTTTGCGCGGCCGGTGGTGGCGAAGCATCGCCTTCCAGTGCAGATCGGGGTCGGCCTTGAGCCGGTCCCGGTACTGCTGCCCCTCCATGCCCTTGCCCGCCAGGGCCTTGAGGTCCATCCCGGCGCAGAAGGCACCGCCGGCTCCGGTGAGGACGATCGAGCGGACCTCGTCGTCCTCGTCGGCCTCGGCCCAGCCGTCATGGAGGCCGACGAGCATCGACAGCGAGAGCGCGTTCTTGGCCTCGGGCCTGTTGAGCGTGAGCACCAGGGTGGCGCCTTCGCGGCGCACGGTCAGGTGTTCCGTACCACCCATCGCTTCCTCCCGTCGGGCAGAGCGAGCACGGGTTCCGTCTCCGGAACGAGAACAGGTTGCAGGAGGCGCGGAGCCAGTACAAGGGTTTTCTGACACACAGTCAGATTTCTTCTGCGCGAACCCTTCACAGTCACGGCGCCCTTTGCTCTGATGACCGACGAACCAACGCGTACCGCACATCGGTTGGGCACGTCCGGGGTCAGGAGGAGCGCGGTGGAGTACAACCTTGCCGACCTGTTCGAGTCGGTCGTCGACGTGGTCCCCGACCGGGCGGCGCTCGCCTATCTCGACATCCCGGGTACGGGCGCGGAACACCGGCTCACGTACACGGAGCTGGACGCGGCGGCCAACCGTGTCGGGCATCATCTGCTCGACAGCGGGATCGAGCCCGGTGAGCACGTGGGGCTGCATCTCTACAACGGCATCGAGTACCTGCAGACCGCGCTCGGGTGCCTGAAGGCCCGGATCGTGCCGGTCAACGTCAACTACCGCTATGTGGAAGAGGAGTTGGTCTACCTCTACCGGGACGCGGATCTGGCCGGTCTGGTCTTCGACACGGAGTTCACGGCTCGGGTGGCGGCCGCGCTGCCGCGGACGGAGAAGCTGCGGCACCTGGTGCGGGTGGGGACCCCCGCACCGGACGCACCCCCGCTCGACGTGGTCGACTTCGCCGAGGCGGAGGCGTCCGCGTCCGC from the Streptomyces sp. NBC_00310 genome contains:
- a CDS encoding Zn-ribbon domain-containing OB-fold protein; this translates as MSAILTAPLTVEFPFTRSVGPVQSAFLTGLREQVLLGVRTGDGRVLVPPVEYDPVTAEEIRDLVEVAPTGTVTTWAWNHEPRRGQPLATPFAWVLVKLDGADTALLHALDAPGPDSVRTGARVRVRWAEERSGAITDIACFEPYDGEPVEPAGHTGEFADAITGIVAPARLDYTYSPGRAQTGYINALGGRRIVGERCPSCRKVYVPPRGACPTCGVATAEQVEVGPGGTVTTFCIVNIKAKNLDIEVPYVYAHIALDGAGLALHGRIAGIPYDQVRMGLRVEPVWTEGSRYPDHYRPTGEPDADYETYRETL
- a CDS encoding crotonase/enoyl-CoA hydratase family protein; the encoded protein is MGGTEHLTVRREGATLVLTLNRPEAKNALSLSMLVGLHDGWAEADEDDEVRSIVLTGAGGAFCAGMDLKALAGKGMEGQQYRDRLKADPDLHWKAMLRHHRPRKPVIAAVEGYCVAGGTEILQGTDIRVAGESAMFGLFEVKRGLFPIGGSTVRLQRQIPRTHALEMLLTGRPYSAREAAGIGLIGHVVPDGTALTKALEIAEQINACGPLAVEAVKASVYETAEMTEADGLAAELKRGWPIFDTDDAKEGARAFAEKRPPVYKRA